One Solanum lycopersicum chromosome 2, SLM_r2.1 genomic region harbors:
- the LOC101247784 gene encoding ADP-ribosylation factor-like protein 8a: MGLWEAFLNWLRSLFFKQEMELSLIGLQNAGKTSLVNVIATGGYSEDMIPTVGFNMRKVTKGNVTIKLWDLGGQPRFRSMWERYCRAVSAIVYVVDAADHDNLSISKSELHDLLNKTSLSGIPLLVLGNKIDKPGALSKQALTDEMGLNSITDREVCCYMISCKNSTNIDSVIDWLVKHSKSKS, translated from the exons ATGGGTCTTTGGGAAGCTTTTCTCAATTGGCTCCGAAG CCTCTTCTTTAAACAGGAAATGGAGCTTTCTTTGATAGGGCTGCAAAATGCAGGGAAAACTTCACTTGTAAATGTTATTGCT ACTGGTGGATATAGTGAAGATATGATACCAACG GTGGGATTTAACATGAGGAAAGTGACTAAAGGTAATGTCACTATAAAATTGTGGGACCTTGGAGGTCAACCCAGATTCCGAAGTATGTGGGAAAGATATTGTCGTGCAGTTTCAGCTATAGT TTATGTTGTTGATGCTGCTGATCATGATAATCTTAGCATTTCTAAAAGTGAACTCCATGACCTGCTGAACAAGACATCATTGAGCGGTATTCCGTTGCTGGTATTGGGGAACAAGATTGACAAACCTGGAGCTCTGTCCAAGCAGGCTTTGACTGATGAGAT GGGATTGAATTCTATAACAGACAGAGAGGTGTGCTGCTATATGATATCATGCAAAAATTCCACCAATATTGACTCTGTTATTGATTGGCTTGTCAAGCACTCAAAATCAAAGAGTTAA